The Williamwhitmania taraxaci genome includes a window with the following:
- a CDS encoding Lrp/AsnC family transcriptional regulator, translating to MADKFEVDEIDRKILSFLVKNARMPFLEIARECGISGAAIHQRVKKMEEAGIIAGSRLTVKPKALGFDVCAFVGVQLSQSNQYDGVISALKLMPEVVECHFITGPYAVLLKLFCRDNEHLMEVLVNTIQNIPGISNTETFISLNQAIERQVYVKDPSPSPKKAKK from the coding sequence ATGGCCGATAAGTTTGAAGTTGATGAGATTGACAGGAAAATACTCTCTTTTCTGGTTAAGAATGCCCGGATGCCATTTTTGGAAATTGCCCGAGAATGTGGAATTAGCGGCGCTGCCATTCACCAGCGCGTTAAAAAAATGGAAGAGGCCGGAATCATTGCAGGTAGTCGCTTAACTGTTAAGCCAAAGGCATTAGGATTTGATGTTTGCGCATTTGTTGGGGTGCAGCTCTCCCAATCGAATCAGTACGACGGAGTTATTTCGGCCCTTAAGCTCATGCCAGAAGTGGTAGAGTGCCACTTTATAACTGGACCGTATGCCGTTTTGCTGAAACTTTTCTGTCGCGATAACGAGCATCTCATGGAGGTATTGGTTAATACCATCCAGAATATTCCGGGAATTTCCAATACCGAAACCTTCATTTCGCTCAATCAGGCTATTGAACGGCAAGTTTATGTGAAGGATCCAAGCCCAAGCCCTAAAAAGGCAAAAAAATAG
- a CDS encoding GH3 auxin-responsive promoter family protein translates to MVIPLVNSIYRWLSFRSISRISQSTENPFDTQKQVLFSLLKKARHTEIGKEFDFSNITSIRKFQEQVPIRDYDELKSYIDRMRTGQKDVLWPGEMRWFAKSSGTTGTKSKFLPVSRQALKENHFRAGRDMFTYFIKEFPENELFKGKCLTLGGSHQIDHIGGSQSVGDLSAILIANMPKWSNFYRTPKREIVLIADFEEKLEKMIKEVVSQNVTSLAGAPSWNLVLIKRVLEVTGKDTLLEVWPNLELFIHGGVSFSPYREQFHKVIPSSSMRYMETYNASEGFFAFQDDLNRSDMMLLLDHGIFYEFVAVEDIDKEKPRAYTIGEVEQGKNYAIVISTNSGLWRYLIGDTVIFTSTFPHRIKISGRTRHFINAFGEEVIVDNADVAINAACEMTGARVVEYTAGPIFMTDTSKGGHEWLIEFDAPPADLEEFITILDEKLCSVNSDYEAKRYKGITLDRPVVHALKKGVFYKWLDSKGKMGGQNKIPRLYNSREYVNELIDLNESL, encoded by the coding sequence ATGGTCATTCCGCTGGTGAACTCAATTTACCGCTGGTTAAGTTTCCGAAGTATAAGTAGAATATCCCAATCTACAGAGAATCCCTTCGATACCCAAAAACAAGTGTTGTTCAGTCTGCTTAAGAAAGCTCGGCATACCGAAATAGGTAAGGAATTTGACTTTTCTAATATTACCTCCATTCGTAAGTTTCAAGAACAGGTACCTATCCGCGATTATGATGAATTGAAGTCGTATATCGACCGGATGCGAACCGGACAAAAGGATGTTCTTTGGCCTGGAGAGATGCGGTGGTTTGCAAAATCGTCGGGTACAACAGGCACAAAGAGTAAGTTCCTACCTGTAAGTAGGCAAGCACTCAAGGAGAATCATTTTCGTGCAGGGCGTGATATGTTTACCTACTTCATTAAGGAGTTTCCCGAGAATGAGTTGTTCAAGGGCAAGTGCCTGACGCTAGGAGGTAGCCATCAAATCGATCACATTGGCGGATCTCAGTCCGTAGGTGATCTTTCGGCCATTCTTATTGCCAACATGCCTAAGTGGTCCAACTTCTATCGAACCCCAAAGCGCGAAATTGTGCTCATTGCCGACTTTGAGGAGAAACTCGAGAAGATGATCAAGGAGGTTGTTTCCCAAAATGTGACTAGCTTGGCCGGGGCCCCGTCGTGGAACCTGGTTTTGATTAAACGAGTTTTGGAGGTTACCGGCAAAGATACCTTGCTGGAAGTGTGGCCCAATCTCGAACTATTTATCCATGGTGGCGTAAGCTTTAGCCCTTACCGTGAACAGTTTCATAAGGTTATTCCTTCGTCCTCGATGCGCTATATGGAGACCTATAATGCGTCGGAGGGTTTCTTCGCTTTTCAGGACGATCTTAACCGCAGCGACATGATGCTGCTGCTGGATCACGGTATTTTTTATGAATTTGTGGCCGTAGAAGATATCGATAAGGAGAAGCCTAGGGCGTATACTATTGGTGAAGTTGAGCAGGGAAAAAACTATGCTATTGTTATCTCCACCAACTCCGGACTTTGGCGATACCTTATTGGCGATACCGTGATATTCACCTCCACCTTCCCTCATCGAATTAAAATATCGGGACGAACGCGTCACTTTATAAATGCCTTTGGCGAGGAGGTTATTGTGGATAATGCCGATGTAGCTATCAACGCCGCCTGCGAAATGACGGGTGCCCGTGTTGTGGAATACACTGCTGGGCCTATTTTTATGACAGATACATCAAAAGGTGGCCACGAATGGCTTATTGAGTTCGACGCACCACCTGCCGATTTGGAAGAGTTTATAACCATCCTCGACGAGAAACTTTGCTCTGTAAACTCCGATTACGAAGCCAAACGATATAAGGGGATTACCCTTGATAGGCCTGTTGTGCATGCACTTAAAAAGGGTGTGTTCTATAAATGGCTTGATTCTAAAGGGAAAATGGGCGGTCAGAATAAGATTCCTCGACTTTATAACAGTCGAGAGTATGTAAACGAACTTATCGATCTTAACGAATCCCTATAG
- a CDS encoding alpha/beta fold hydrolase: MEKAITYNGGIVMYADNGQGNPILLLHGYLESQEIWFSFTEKLIKQGHRVITLDLPGHGFSGSVGSEHTMDHLAGAVNTVLLEQKVEKCLVVGHSMGGYVALAFAKVYPEKLAGLCLFHSTPNPDSEEKKANRDREIELIKAGKKELIVKTHIPNAFAKENLKRCTDMVEEATLMALETENEGIIANLNGMKSRPDSTEFLKTVTQPVLMIFGAKDSYIVPEVASELANKFSMHSTVILENSGHMGFIEEEKRSIEIISEFEKKVFGTI; encoded by the coding sequence ATGGAAAAAGCAATTACATACAACGGTGGCATAGTAATGTATGCCGATAACGGCCAAGGAAACCCGATTTTATTGCTTCACGGCTACCTAGAATCGCAAGAGATTTGGTTTAGTTTTACAGAAAAACTCATAAAGCAGGGGCATCGCGTAATTACACTCGACCTTCCTGGACATGGTTTTAGCGGTAGCGTAGGATCGGAGCACACCATGGACCACCTAGCTGGTGCGGTAAACACAGTTCTTCTCGAGCAAAAAGTTGAGAAGTGCCTCGTGGTGGGTCATTCAATGGGCGGTTACGTGGCGTTGGCATTTGCCAAGGTATACCCCGAAAAACTCGCAGGACTATGCCTCTTCCACTCCACTCCAAATCCCGACAGCGAGGAGAAGAAGGCCAATCGGGATCGGGAAATCGAACTCATAAAAGCCGGTAAAAAAGAGTTGATCGTAAAAACGCATATCCCCAATGCCTTTGCCAAGGAGAATCTGAAGCGATGCACCGATATGGTAGAAGAGGCAACCCTTATGGCGCTAGAAACCGAAAACGAAGGAATCATTGCCAACCTCAACGGAATGAAGAGTAGACCCGACTCCACCGAATTTTTAAAAACAGTAACACAACCGGTCCTCATGATTTTTGGTGCGAAGGACAGCTATATTGTTCCTGAGGTAGCCTCTGAACTTGCCAACAAATTCTCCATGCACAGTACCGTGATACTCGAAAACAGCGGTCATATGGGCTTTATTGAAGAGGAAAAACGGAGTATTGAAATCATCTCTGAATTTGAAAAGAAAGTATTTGGAACAATCTAA
- a CDS encoding aminopeptidase P family protein, which yields MFSQETYITRREKLRKKFKTGILLFLGNTEAPMNYPSNTYKYRQDSNFLYFFGLDHPGLAAVMDIEAGTDCIYGDDYTLDDIIWMGPQPTITDMAKNIGVVSVHPLKELATTINSALKHGRKIHFLPPYRANSILQLSNLMGIHPNFIKSYTSEKLIKATISLRSIKEECEIAEIEKACNVGYQMHVASMKMAKPGVFEREIAGHIEGIALGGGGMVSFPVILSQHGETLHNHNHADKLEAGRLMVTDAGAESEMHYASDFTRTIPVGGKFSKKQKEIYDIVLAANNRAIEIAKPGITYQSVHLESARVITQGLKDLGLMKGDVDEAVRNGAHAMFFPHGLGHMMGLDVHDMEDLGENYVGYDDEVSRIDQFGTAYLRLGRRLEPGFVLTVEPGIYFIPALIDQWKSEKINASFINYDKVEEYRDFGGIRIEDDLLITDKGARLLGKKRIPVTTEEIEEVMNS from the coding sequence ATGTTCAGTCAAGAAACATACATTACCCGTAGAGAAAAGCTTCGTAAGAAATTTAAAACCGGAATTTTGCTCTTTTTGGGCAACACCGAAGCACCGATGAACTACCCTAGCAATACCTACAAGTATCGACAGGATAGCAATTTTCTCTACTTTTTTGGCCTCGATCATCCGGGCTTAGCGGCAGTAATGGATATAGAAGCTGGTACCGATTGTATCTATGGCGACGATTATACGCTAGACGACATAATTTGGATGGGACCACAGCCAACCATCACCGATATGGCCAAAAACATTGGAGTTGTAAGCGTTCACCCACTTAAGGAACTGGCAACTACTATAAACAGCGCGCTTAAGCATGGCCGTAAAATTCACTTTTTACCACCCTACCGCGCCAACAGTATTCTGCAGCTCTCCAATCTTATGGGAATCCACCCCAACTTCATTAAGAGTTACACCTCCGAGAAACTCATAAAAGCCACCATTTCATTGCGCTCCATCAAGGAAGAATGCGAGATTGCAGAGATAGAAAAGGCCTGTAACGTTGGTTATCAGATGCACGTGGCTTCAATGAAAATGGCAAAACCCGGAGTATTTGAACGCGAAATAGCCGGACACATTGAAGGTATTGCCCTTGGTGGCGGCGGTATGGTTTCCTTCCCCGTTATCCTAAGCCAACACGGAGAGACGCTCCACAACCACAACCACGCTGACAAACTAGAGGCTGGAAGGCTAATGGTTACCGATGCTGGTGCCGAATCCGAAATGCACTATGCCTCTGACTTCACACGAACCATTCCTGTGGGTGGAAAATTCTCCAAAAAACAAAAGGAGATTTACGATATTGTGCTAGCCGCCAATAACCGGGCTATTGAAATTGCAAAACCGGGAATTACATACCAGAGTGTTCACCTCGAATCCGCAAGAGTAATAACACAAGGCCTTAAGGATTTAGGCCTTATGAAGGGCGACGTAGACGAAGCCGTTCGCAATGGTGCTCACGCAATGTTCTTCCCACACGGATTGGGACACATGATGGGCCTCGATGTGCACGACATGGAGGATTTGGGCGAAAACTATGTAGGATACGACGATGAAGTTTCGCGTATCGACCAGTTTGGCACAGCTTACCTTCGCCTCGGAAGAAGACTCGAACCAGGCTTCGTTCTCACCGTTGAACCGGGTATCTACTTTATTCCAGCGCTTATCGACCAGTGGAAGAGCGAAAAAATTAACGCTTCGTTCATCAACTACGATAAGGTAGAAGAGTACCGCGACTTTGGCGGCATTCGTATTGAGGACGACCTGCTCATTACCGATAAGGGAGCACGGCTACTTGGGAAAAAGCGTATTCCGGTAACTACAGAGGAAATTGAAGAGGTTATGAATAGCTAA
- a CDS encoding histidinol-phosphatase HisJ family protein: MFPVDYHMHTNISDGKADHLSMLRAAEAVGLREIGFSDHVTFFDAAWSANRKRLDEMVAAVDAVHQTSKSVIVKLGAEMDYVPGKEAQIVSMIDNLPLDYVIGSVHFMGDWNFDTNPEDYAGKDFDKLYNDYFILIQDAARCGLFDVIGHVDLIKKFSVYPSFPMQDIYEKTATIFKQSGVVVEVNTSGITKQCKEIYPSYDFLKELKRQKVPVTLGSDAHTPEAVGQHFNHAIGLLKYVGYTHVVQFIKRRREKIAL; the protein is encoded by the coding sequence ATGTTCCCCGTTGACTACCATATGCATACTAACATCTCCGATGGAAAGGCCGATCACCTCTCCATGCTCCGGGCTGCCGAGGCGGTTGGGTTAAGGGAGATTGGTTTTTCTGATCACGTCACCTTTTTTGATGCGGCTTGGAGTGCCAACCGCAAGCGTCTCGACGAAATGGTGGCTGCGGTAGACGCCGTTCACCAAACGTCTAAGTCGGTTATAGTAAAATTGGGTGCCGAGATGGATTATGTCCCCGGCAAAGAGGCTCAGATTGTTTCCATGATCGACAACCTACCCCTCGACTACGTAATTGGTTCCGTTCACTTTATGGGTGATTGGAATTTTGATACTAATCCTGAGGATTATGCAGGGAAGGATTTTGATAAACTCTACAACGATTATTTTATTCTGATTCAAGATGCGGCACGATGTGGTCTTTTTGACGTAATAGGTCACGTTGACCTCATCAAGAAGTTCTCAGTATATCCTAGTTTCCCAATGCAGGATATCTACGAGAAAACCGCTACTATTTTCAAGCAGAGTGGAGTCGTGGTTGAGGTGAATACCAGTGGAATTACAAAGCAGTGTAAGGAGATTTATCCCTCTTACGATTTTCTGAAGGAGTTGAAGCGCCAGAAAGTGCCAGTTACCCTAGGCTCAGATGCTCATACTCCCGAAGCTGTTGGTCAGCATTTTAACCATGCGATTGGGCTCTTAAAGTACGTTGGATATACCCATGTGGTACAGTTCATCAAGCGACGTAGAGAAAAGATTGCGTTGTAG